From the genome of Halomonas sp. I5-271120, one region includes:
- a CDS encoding Smr/MutS family protein translates to MSQRRGHPDDDEVSLFRQALADAGVKPMSSNRADPGKPKQRRREALAERRAAALEADSYQLSSRTSDGRVEPVRPSEWLDFTVPDLPQRTRSQLKRGSIAWEAGLDLHGYTVDEARAELESFIAEARAQRARCVLVVHGKARSTSGPDAYPVIKSHVNAWLREWPSVLAFCSARELDGGSGAVYVLLRRRGESL, encoded by the coding sequence ATGAGCCAGCGCCGCGGACACCCGGATGATGACGAGGTTTCGCTGTTTCGCCAGGCCCTGGCCGACGCAGGCGTCAAGCCGATGAGCTCGAATCGGGCCGACCCGGGCAAGCCGAAACAGCGGCGCCGAGAGGCCCTGGCCGAACGTCGTGCCGCTGCCCTCGAAGCCGACAGCTATCAGTTGAGCAGTCGCACCAGCGATGGTCGGGTCGAGCCGGTAAGGCCCTCCGAGTGGCTCGACTTCACCGTCCCCGACCTGCCCCAGCGAACCCGCAGCCAATTGAAGCGCGGCAGCATCGCCTGGGAGGCAGGGCTCGACCTGCACGGCTACACCGTCGACGAAGCGCGCGCAGAACTCGAAAGCTTCATTGCCGAGGCCCGCGCCCAACGCGCCCGCTGCGTGCTGGTGGTCCACGGCAAGGCGCGCAGCACCAGCGGACCCGACGCCTACCCGGTGATCAAGAGCCATGTGAACGCCTGGCTTCGGGAATGGCCAAGCGTGCTGGCCTTCTGCTCGGCGCGGGAACTGGATGGAGGCAGCGGCGCTGTTTATGTGCTGCTGCGCCGTCGCGGCGAGAGCCTCTAG